The Saccopteryx leptura isolate mSacLep1 chromosome 2, mSacLep1_pri_phased_curated, whole genome shotgun sequence genome has a window encoding:
- the LOC136392913 gene encoding olfactory receptor 1J4-like, with protein sequence MGPENQSSVSEFLLLGLPMRPGQQRGFFTLFLGMYLTTVLGNLLIILLIRLDSRLHTPMYFFLSHLAFSDISLSSVTVPKMLTNMQTQQQSISYVGCIAQMYFFIIFAGLDNFLLAVMAYDRYVAICHPLHYTSIMREGLCVLLVASSWILSCGSALSHTLLLVQLSFCADNTISHFFCELTALLKLSCSDISLNDLVIFSEGVMLLFLPMCIVLGSYVRIGTIILRVPSTKRLFKAFSTCGSHLLVVTLYYGALTSVYLLSSSWDSKDIIASVMYSIVTPMLNPFIYSLKNRDIKQALETCVSRVNCFE encoded by the coding sequence ATGGGGCCCGAGAACCAGAGCAGCGTGTCCGAGttcctcctcctggggctccccaTGCGCCCAGGGCAGCAGCGCGGGTTCTTCACCCTGTTCCTGGGCATGTACCTGACCACGGTGCTGGGCAACCTGCTCATCATCCTGCTCATCAGGCTGGACTCCCGCCTGCACacgcccatgtacttcttcctcagccacttggccttctctgacatttctctgtcATCTGTCACTGTCCCAAAGATGCTCACGAACATGCAGACTCAGCAACAATCCATCTCCTATGTGGGATGCATTGCTCAgatgtattttttcataatttttgctGGTCTTGACAATTTTCTTCTGGCAGTGATGGCATATGACAGGTATGTGGCCATCTGTCACCCTCTACACTACACCAGCATCATgagggaggggctgtgtgtgctGCTGGTGGCTAGCTCCTGGATTCTATCATGTGGCAGTGCCTTGTCACATACCCTCCTCTTAGTCCAACTGTCCTTCTGTGCCGACAACACCAtcagccacttcttctgtgaACTCACTGCGCTCCTGAAGCTGAGCTGCTCTGACATCTCCCTCAATGACCTGGTCATCTTCTCTGAGGGAGTAATGCTTTTATTCCTGCCTATGTGTATTGTTTTGGGCTCATATGTCCGTATAGGGACCATCATCCTGAGGGTCCCCTCCACCAAGAGACTCTTTAAAGCCTTTTCCACCTGTGGCTCCCATCTCCTTGTGGTGACTTTATACTATGGGGCACTTACAAGTGTTTACTTATTGTCCTCATCATGGGATTCCAAGGACATCATTGCTTCGGTCATGTACTCGATAGTTACCCCCATGCTGAACCCCTTCATCTACAGCCTGAAGAACAGAGATATCAAACAGGCCTTGGAAACATGTGTCAGCAGGGTTAACTGCTTTGAATAG
- the LOC136391186 gene encoding olfactory receptor 1J4-like — MGPENQSSVSEFLLLGLPMRPEQQRGFFTLFLGMYLTTVLGNLLIILLIRLDSRLHTPMYFFLSHLALTDMSLSSVTVPKMLTNMQTQNPFISYPECISQVWFYILFCCVDNFLLAVMAYDRYVAICHPLHYTTILREGLCVLLVAGSWILSCGSALLHTLLLVRLSFCANNTISHFFCELTVLLKLSCSDISLNELVIFTEGGLYSILPLFIILGSYVRIGTIILRVPSTKRLYKAFSTCGSHLFVVSLYYGTVASVYFFSSSWNSKDITASVMYTVVTPMLNPFIYSLRNRDIKQALKMCVRRVSVLSGAQ; from the coding sequence ATGGGGCCCGAAAACCAGAGCAGCGTGTCCGAGttcctcctcctggggctccccaTGCGGCCAGAGCAGCAGCGCGGGTTCTTCACCCTGTTCCTGGGCATGTACCTGACCACGGTGCTGGGCAACCTGCTCATCATCCTGCTCATCAGGCTGGACTCCCGCCTGCACacgcccatgtacttcttcctcagcCATTTGGCCCTCACTGACATGTCTCTTTCATCTGTCACCGTCCCAAAGATGCTCACGAACATGCAGACTCAGAACCCCTTCATCTCCTACCCAGAGTGTATTTCACAGGTGTGGTTTTATATACTTTTCTGTTGTGTTGACAATTTTCTTCTGGCAGTGATGGCATATGACAGGTACGTGGCCATCTGTCACCCTCTACATTACACCACCATCTTGAGGGAGGGGCTCTGTGTGCTGCTGGTGGCTGGCTCCTGGATTTTGTCCTGTGGCAGTGCCCTGTTGCACACCCTCCTCTTGGTCCGACTGTCCTTCTGTGCCAACAACACCAtcagccacttcttctgtgaACTCACTGTGCTCCTGAAGCTGAGCTGCTCTGACATCTCCCTCAATGAGCTGGTCATCTTCACTGAGGGGGGATTGTATTCAATTCTAcctctatttattattttaggttcATATGTTCGTATAGGGACCATCATCTTAAGGGTCCCCTCCACTAAGAGACTCTACAAAGCCTTTTCCACCTGTGGCTCCCATCTCTTTGTGGTGTCTTTGTACTATGGGACAGTTGCAAGTGTTTACTTTTTCTCCTCTTCATGGAATTCTAAAGACATCACTGCTTCGGTCATGTACACGGTAGTTACCCCCATGCTGAACCCCTTCATCTACAGCCTGAGGAACAGAGACATCAAACAGGCCTTGAAAATGTGTGTCAGAAGGGTTAGTGTGCTGTCAGGAGCACAATGA